The following are encoded together in the Candidatus Methylomirabilis oxygeniifera genome:
- a CDS encoding Methyltransferase translates to MHRLINGDSRDLSFLPDASVHLIVTSPPYWNLKRYNENPDQLGHIQEYEAFLFELEKVWRHVYRILVPGGRLVCVVGDVCVARRDFGRHLVFPLHADICVVCRRIGFDNLNPIIWHKIANASYEVENGSKFLGKPYEPNAIIKNDMEFILMQRKPGGYRKPTNQQRDASRIRKDDFGQWFQQIWTIPGASTKQHPAPFPLELATRLIRMFSFTGDTVLDPFCGSGTTMIAALRTGRNSIGVEIDPEYCRMAARYLKAEAGDLFSTVQLLFEKTATETASLVKEDHALYEVRPARKKLE, encoded by the coding sequence ATGCACAGGCTGATCAACGGGGATTCGCGGGACCTCTCGTTCCTGCCGGACGCATCAGTCCATCTTATCGTCACGTCACCGCCGTACTGGAATCTCAAGCGGTATAACGAGAATCCGGACCAGCTTGGGCACATTCAGGAGTACGAAGCCTTCCTGTTTGAGTTGGAGAAGGTCTGGCGGCATGTCTACCGAATTCTCGTGCCCGGCGGTCGTTTAGTCTGCGTGGTCGGAGATGTGTGCGTTGCTCGGCGCGATTTTGGCCGGCACCTGGTTTTTCCACTGCATGCCGATATTTGCGTCGTATGCCGGCGGATCGGATTTGATAACTTAAACCCGATCATCTGGCACAAGATCGCTAACGCCTCCTATGAAGTTGAGAACGGGTCCAAGTTTCTTGGGAAGCCGTACGAGCCGAACGCCATCATCAAGAATGATATGGAATTCATCCTGATGCAGCGAAAACCCGGCGGGTACAGAAAGCCAACGAATCAACAGCGTGATGCAAGCCGAATCCGGAAAGATGACTTTGGCCAATGGTTTCAGCAGATATGGACTATCCCAGGCGCTTCGACTAAACAGCATCCCGCACCGTTCCCATTGGAACTTGCCACCCGTCTGATTCGTATGTTCTCCTTCACGGGCGACACCGTCTTAGATCCTTTTTGCGGTTCCGGGACCACAATGATTGCGGCTCTGCGGACAGGCCGAAACAGCATCGGCGTTGAGATCGATCCGGAGTATTGCCGAATGGCTGCACGCTACCTCAAAGCTGAGGCCGGCGATCTTTTCTCGACCGTCCAGCTCCTGTTTGAAAAGACGGCCACCGAAACAGCGAGCCTTGTCAAGGAAGATCACGCTCTCTACGAAGTTCGACCAGCGAGGAAAAAACTCGAATAG
- a CDS encoding protein of unknown function (Evidence 5 : No homology to any previously reported sequences): MMIFSFIDGWLRRPWRVPTFDLCYMAAERFDGFREMKLYPHIAAGSLMATEAGGRVTDLRGRPYVLSNPQIVASNSLLHNEILSVLALER, encoded by the coding sequence ATGATGATCTTCAGCTTTATCGATGGATGGTTACGCCGACCTTGGCGCGTACCGACATTCGACCTGTGCTATATGGCTGCCGAACGGTTCGACGGTTTCCGGGAGATGAAGCTGTATCCGCACATAGCGGCGGGTTCGCTGATGGCAACAGAGGCGGGCGGGCGGGTCACCGATCTTCGCGGCAGACCATATGTCCTTTCGAATCCACAGATTGTAGCCAGTAACAGCCTGCTCCATAATGAAATACTCAGCGTCCTGGCCCTGGAGCGTTAA
- a CDS encoding protein of unknown function (Evidence 5 : No homology to any previously reported sequences), with product MGTEAMSLQRSAISFFSPFSAFYEAKR from the coding sequence ATGGGTACGGAAGCCATGAGCCTTCAGCGGTCAGCTATCAGCTTTTTCAGTCCGTTCTCTGCTTTTTATGAGGCCAAGAGATGA
- the ilvD gene encoding Dihydroxy-acid dehydratase (DAD) (Evidence 2b : Function of strongly homologous gene; PubMedId : 11976094, 8325851; Product type e : enzyme) — protein sequence MTFDPRHKSRTLLDGPDRAPARAMLKAIGFKDEDLTRPLVGVAHCWIEVMPCNINHRALAERVKAGIRAAGGTPIEYNTIGISDGISMGTEGMKTSLVSREVVADSVELVARGHLFDGLVAISGCDKTIPGTVMALTRLNIPGLMLYSGSTAFGEYDGRHLTIQDVFEAVGAYNVGKMPSEELRAIENCACPGAGACGGQFTANTMSTAFEMLGISPMGWNGVPATDAQKEEVAFESGKLVMELLRHGITPKRILTRNAFRNAIAGVMATGGSTNAVLHLIAVAKAAGVKLSLDDFDRISRKTPLLADLKPWGRFTAPDMYMAGGMPVVAKRLLDAGLLYADELTVTGKTIGKEARAARETPGQAVIYPLRKPIKPTGGMVILRGNLAPDGCVAKVAGHERMVHRGPARVFNREEDAFIAVKAGKVKAGDVVVIRYEGPKGGPGMREMLGVTGALAGAGLLDSVALMTDGRFSGATHGLMIGHIAPEAAVGGPIAALRTGDTVLLDINKRRLDVELSAAELKRRLRTWKPPAPRYKSGVMAKYARTVSSASEGAVTD from the coding sequence ATGACGTTCGATCCGAGACATAAGAGCCGTACGCTGTTGGATGGGCCGGATCGCGCGCCGGCACGGGCGATGCTCAAGGCCATCGGTTTCAAGGACGAAGATCTTACGCGACCGCTCGTCGGCGTGGCCCACTGCTGGATCGAGGTGATGCCCTGCAACATCAACCACCGGGCGCTGGCCGAGCGGGTCAAGGCAGGCATTCGGGCGGCCGGTGGAACCCCGATCGAGTATAACACGATCGGGATCTCCGACGGAATCTCCATGGGCACCGAAGGGATGAAGACGTCCCTGGTGAGCCGGGAGGTTGTAGCCGACTCCGTCGAATTGGTGGCCAGAGGACACCTATTTGACGGCTTAGTCGCCATCTCCGGCTGTGATAAAACGATTCCTGGTACGGTCATGGCGTTGACTCGTCTGAATATCCCTGGCCTCATGCTCTATAGCGGCTCTACCGCCTTCGGCGAATACGATGGTCGCCATCTCACGATCCAGGATGTCTTTGAGGCGGTGGGTGCCTACAATGTCGGTAAGATGCCGTCCGAGGAGCTTCGTGCCATTGAGAACTGCGCCTGCCCAGGCGCCGGCGCCTGCGGCGGTCAGTTTACCGCCAACACCATGTCTACCGCCTTTGAGATGCTGGGCATCTCACCGATGGGCTGGAACGGCGTCCCGGCGACGGATGCCCAGAAGGAAGAGGTCGCCTTCGAGAGTGGGAAGCTGGTCATGGAGCTGCTGCGGCACGGCATCACACCCAAGCGGATCCTTACCCGTAACGCCTTTCGCAACGCCATCGCCGGTGTGATGGCTACGGGCGGATCTACCAACGCTGTGCTTCACCTGATCGCTGTGGCCAAAGCCGCCGGTGTCAAGCTGTCGTTGGACGATTTCGATCGGATCTCGAGAAAAACTCCGCTCCTGGCTGACCTGAAGCCGTGGGGACGCTTTACTGCCCCGGACATGTACATGGCGGGCGGCATGCCGGTGGTGGCTAAACGCCTGCTTGATGCCGGCCTCCTGTATGCCGACGAGCTGACGGTCACCGGTAAGACGATCGGGAAGGAGGCGCGGGCTGCGCGCGAGACCCCGGGACAAGCGGTCATCTATCCGCTCCGGAAGCCGATCAAACCGACCGGAGGGATGGTCATCCTGAGAGGTAATCTTGCGCCGGACGGGTGCGTGGCGAAGGTCGCCGGTCATGAGCGGATGGTCCATCGCGGCCCGGCGCGGGTCTTTAACCGGGAGGAGGACGCTTTCATCGCCGTCAAGGCCGGGAAGGTCAAGGCGGGTGACGTCGTCGTGATCCGCTACGAGGGGCCCAAGGGCGGGCCGGGGATGCGCGAGATGCTTGGGGTCACCGGGGCGCTTGCCGGTGCTGGCCTTCTGGACTCCGTAGCCTTGATGACGGATGGGCGGTTCTCGGGCGCGACGCATGGCCTGATGATCGGGCACATCGCGCCTGAGGCGGCGGTGGGCGGACCGATCGCCGCACTGCGCACGGGGGACACCGTCCTCCTCGACATCAACAAGCGTCGCCTCGACGTCGAACTATCGGCCGCCGAATTGAAACGGCGGCTCCGAACATGGAAGCCACCCGCTCCCCGCTATAAGAGCGGTGTTATGGCCAAGTACGCCCGCACGGTCTCGTCGGCGTCGGAGGGCGCCGTTACCGATTGA
- a CDS encoding Solute/sodium symporter precursor, translating into MDRVTGLFPLWAVLISAAAIVYPAPLIPLKWAIVPLLGVVMFGMGVTLTPRDFTAIMKRPLTIALGVVLQFLLMPLIGWLLTRLLSLPLSLAVGVILVGAAPGGTASNVITYLARGDVALSITLTSISTILAVVMTPLLTWLYIGQLVAVPTGDMLLSILEIILVPVACGIFVNARWGGRLGSVKRLFPLISIVGIVLIIGVIVALNQSQLSTLVVPVVIAVILHNLLGLTGGYMVPKAFGFDSTICRTIAIEVGMQNSGLAVALAVKYFSPAAALPGALFSIWHNLSGAALASVWSRTGRPR; encoded by the coding sequence ATGGATCGTGTGACCGGACTCTTCCCGCTCTGGGCAGTGCTTATCTCGGCTGCCGCTATCGTTTATCCTGCGCCGTTGATCCCGCTCAAATGGGCGATTGTGCCGCTGTTGGGGGTCGTCATGTTCGGCATGGGTGTGACGCTGACGCCGCGCGATTTCACGGCCATCATGAAGCGGCCCCTCACTATCGCCCTCGGTGTGGTCTTACAGTTTCTTCTGATGCCTTTGATCGGGTGGCTGTTGACCCGGCTCCTCTCCCTCCCATTATCCCTGGCGGTGGGCGTCATCTTGGTGGGCGCGGCGCCTGGCGGGACCGCCTCGAATGTGATTACCTATCTGGCAAGGGGCGATGTGGCGCTCTCCATCACCCTAACCTCAATATCGACCATACTGGCCGTGGTGATGACGCCGCTGCTCACCTGGCTGTACATCGGGCAGTTGGTCGCCGTGCCTACCGGCGATATGCTGCTCAGTATCCTGGAGATTATCCTGGTCCCAGTGGCGTGTGGCATCTTCGTCAATGCGCGATGGGGCGGTCGACTGGGGAGTGTAAAGCGGCTGTTCCCCCTCATTTCTATCGTCGGGATCGTCCTCATCATCGGAGTGATTGTTGCGCTGAATCAATCGCAACTGTCCACGCTGGTCGTTCCCGTCGTTATCGCCGTGATTCTACACAACCTCTTGGGGCTGACAGGCGGGTACATGGTCCCCAAAGCGTTCGGGTTCGACTCTACCATCTGCCGAACGATTGCCATCGAGGTCGGCATGCAGAATTCTGGGCTGGCCGTGGCGCTGGCTGTCAAATATTTTTCGCCTGCCGCGGCGCTTCCTGGCGCCCTCTTCAGCATCTGGCATAACCTGTCAGGCGCGGCGCTGGCAAGCGTCTGGTCCCGAACCGGCCGACCGAGATAG
- a CDS encoding conserved protein of unknown function (Evidence 4 : Homologs of previously reported genes of unknown function) — translation MVAMAMRSHAQLKALLDELYHRYSRPAFLSTDPISIPHEYRCPDDREIAAFVAASLAYGNVKQIHRSATAALEAMGKSPARFIRRFDPARDPARLRHVVHRFNSGVDLAILCYLLCQAIATAGSLQAFFLKGHDPVHDDIEPALTSFVERMLSLDVSPFYPSGILPAKAGVRFFFPSPAGGSACKRLNLFLRWMVRRDDAIDFGLWTEVSPAKLIVPLDTHVARIARQLGLTRIKQANWRMATEVTRRLRAFDPEDPVKYDFALCRLGILKQPIPDHRQARLT, via the coding sequence ATGGTCGCCATGGCCATGCGCTCGCACGCGCAGCTCAAGGCACTCCTGGATGAGTTGTATCACCGCTATAGTCGGCCTGCCTTTCTCTCAACCGACCCTATCAGCATTCCCCATGAATATCGTTGCCCGGACGACCGCGAGATCGCAGCCTTCGTCGCCGCCTCTCTTGCCTATGGCAACGTCAAGCAGATCCACCGCAGCGCTACGGCCGCGCTCGAGGCGATGGGGAAGAGCCCGGCCCGGTTCATCCGGCGATTCGATCCAGCCCGGGATCCGGCGCGGCTCCGACACGTTGTCCACCGTTTCAACTCGGGTGTCGATCTGGCGATTCTCTGCTATCTCCTCTGTCAGGCGATTGCAACAGCAGGATCGCTTCAGGCCTTCTTTCTCAAAGGGCATGATCCCGTTCACGACGATATCGAGCCTGCCCTGACCAGCTTTGTTGAGCGGATGCTGTCGCTGGATGTCTCGCCGTTCTACCCTTCCGGCATACTTCCGGCAAAGGCCGGCGTCCGCTTCTTTTTCCCCTCGCCGGCGGGAGGGTCAGCCTGCAAGCGTCTCAATCTATTCTTGCGCTGGATGGTGCGTCGCGACGATGCGATCGATTTCGGGCTCTGGACAGAGGTCTCACCGGCGAAGCTGATCGTACCCCTCGATACGCATGTCGCGCGGATCGCGCGACAACTCGGCCTGACCAGGATCAAGCAGGCCAACTGGCGAATGGCCACAGAGGTGACGCGACGGCTCCGAGCGTTCGATCCAGAGGATCCCGTAAAGTACGACTTCGCCCTCTGCCGCCTCGGTATCCTGAAGCAGCCGATCCCAGACCACCGCCAAGCCCGGTTAACCTGA
- the dedA gene encoding Protein dedA (Protein DSG-1) translates to MEWLWSLFHTVYDVEGLVRVGGLMALIVIVFAETGLLIGFFLPGDSLLVTAGLFAVSGHLELWSLFLFVSLAAIVGDAVGYFIGVRTGPRIFSREDSLLFHKKHLISTKEFYDRHGGITIVLARFMPILRTFAPVVAGVGNMQYGRFALYNVMGGIGWVVSMTSIGYFLGKTIPDIDRYIHVVIAAVILLSLIPGVIAFLRSRRRVRTLSL, encoded by the coding sequence ATGGAATGGCTCTGGAGTCTCTTTCACACCGTCTATGATGTAGAAGGCCTGGTCCGCGTCGGCGGCCTCATGGCGCTTATCGTCATCGTCTTTGCGGAGACCGGCCTTCTGATCGGCTTTTTTCTGCCCGGTGACTCTCTGCTGGTTACGGCTGGACTGTTCGCGGTCAGCGGCCATCTGGAACTGTGGAGTCTGTTCCTGTTTGTCAGCCTGGCCGCTATTGTGGGCGATGCAGTCGGCTACTTTATTGGGGTGAGAACCGGTCCCAGAATCTTCTCCAGAGAAGATTCCCTCCTCTTTCACAAGAAACACCTCATCAGTACCAAAGAGTTCTACGATCGCCATGGCGGCATCACCATCGTTCTTGCCCGGTTCATGCCGATCCTCCGCACCTTTGCGCCCGTCGTGGCGGGGGTCGGCAATATGCAGTACGGTCGATTCGCCCTCTATAACGTGATGGGTGGGATCGGATGGGTCGTCAGCATGACCTCCATCGGCTATTTCCTGGGTAAGACCATCCCGGATATCGATCGATATATCCACGTGGTCATTGCCGCAGTGATCCTACTTTCCTTGATTCCCGGGGTGATCGCATTTCTGCGAAGCAGGCGGCGGGTTCGCACGCTTTCTCTATAG
- a CDS encoding DNA polymerase beta domain protein region, whose translation MSPKIAIDRDQIADFCRRHHIRKLALFGSVLRDDFRPDSDVDVLVEFEPGHVPGLRFIQMQNELSTILGGWTVDLVTPKFLNKRVRGRVLADAEIQYAKG comes from the coding sequence ATGAGCCCGAAAATCGCTATCGACCGCGACCAGATCGCCGACTTCTGCCGTCGTCACCATATCCGCAAGCTGGCACTCTTCGGCTCCGTACTTCGAGACGATTTCAGGCCGGACAGCGATGTCGATGTGCTGGTGGAGTTCGAGCCAGGGCACGTTCCAGGGCTAAGGTTTATTCAGATGCAAAACGAGCTTTCAACGATATTGGGAGGGTGGACGGTTGATCTTGTCACGCCCAAATTCCTTAACAAGCGTGTCCGTGGTCGCGTGCTTGCCGACGCGGAGATACAATATGCAAAAGGATGA
- a CDS encoding protein of unknown function (Evidence 5 : No homology to any previously reported sequences): MTLLDGGFQALANRGAHSWDGIQVQRLLDGAPVGFRHEHCGMALAGDLDGFMGIGDIVQERVQSFSSLSSCDAGHIGPFNL; the protein is encoded by the coding sequence GTGACACTTCTCGACGGGGGTTTTCAAGCCCTTGCGAATCGAGGCGCGCATTCCTGGGATGGCATCCAGGTACAGCGTCTCCTGGATGGCGCGCCAGTCGGCTTCCGACACGAGCACTGCGGAATGGCGCTTGCCGGCGATCTGGATGGGTTCATGGGAATCGGCGACATCGTCCAGGAGCGCGTACAGTCTTTTTCGAGCCTCAGTAGCTGTGATGCTGGTCATATCGGTCCTTTCAATCTGTAG
- a CDS encoding protein of unknown function (Evidence 5 : No homology to any previously reported sequences) → MASPCQSSEAAVFLGLPRFKRRVIFTLYSLHANLSLRTIIRDNTDSDEFFTVWDAAV, encoded by the coding sequence GTGGCCTCACCCTGTCAATCTAGTGAGGCTGCTGTTTTTTTAGGCTTGCCTCGCTTCAAGAGGCGGGTTATCTTTACTCTGTACTCGCTCCACGCGAACCTCTCTTTGCGGACGATCATCCGAGACAATACCGATAGCGACGAGTTCTTTACCGTTTGGGACGCCGCAGTATAA
- a CDS encoding protein of unknown function (Evidence 5 : No homology to any previously reported sequences) produces MADPVNGGAIGAESGKRDMNDADKIPCNCCRELITKWAPVCYHCGRNQKPLMRYLTAAPVMISLTLVVLSWFQFSEARRQRQSADVALLRAEATERREEQIAKATNAALGRAEAAERCVTKIAKTAIPIFESLLESKGTFGTYSSKEMGKLLKPFKNAITECSESRTGPVETLLKN; encoded by the coding sequence ATGGCAGATCCTGTTAATGGTGGGGCTATAGGTGCGGAGAGCGGGAAGAGGGATATGAATGATGCTGACAAGATACCGTGCAACTGTTGCAGAGAGCTAATAACAAAATGGGCACCCGTGTGCTACCATTGCGGGAGAAATCAAAAACCTCTGATGCGCTATCTGACTGCGGCACCCGTGATGATATCTCTCACTTTAGTAGTGTTATCATGGTTTCAATTCTCTGAAGCTAGGCGTCAAAGACAAAGTGCTGATGTAGCCCTTCTTAGAGCAGAGGCCACCGAGCGTAGGGAGGAACAAATAGCGAAAGCCACCAATGCAGCACTTGGTAGAGCCGAGGCCGCCGAGCGCTGTGTAACCAAAATCGCGAAAACTGCGATTCCGATTTTTGAGTCTCTTTTAGAATCAAAAGGCACTTTCGGCACTTACTCGTCGAAGGAAATGGGGAAACTGCTAAAGCCATTTAAGAATGCAATAACTGAATGCTCAGAAAGCCGAACCGGGCCTGTAGAGACTTTATTAAAGAATTGA
- a CDS encoding conserved protein of unknown function (Evidence 4 : Homologs of previously reported genes of unknown function), which yields MQKDDLVYLGHMLDTARKAFDKTRGKGRLDYDGDENLRLALAHLIQIIGEAARRVSSEGRTSHPEIPWSDIMGMRHKVVHDYLDVDEDIVWEVVTSDLPSLVSALERIVPPEEVGA from the coding sequence ATGCAAAAGGATGACCTCGTCTATCTTGGTCACATGTTGGACACCGCCCGCAAAGCGTTCGATAAAACACGCGGGAAGGGCCGGCTGGATTATGACGGTGATGAGAATCTGCGTCTGGCTTTAGCCCACTTGATCCAGATTATCGGTGAGGCGGCCAGGCGTGTTTCGTCGGAAGGGCGTACATCACACCCGGAAATTCCTTGGTCAGACATCATGGGGATGCGCCATAAGGTTGTCCACGATTACCTGGACGTGGATGAGGACATCGTTTGGGAAGTGGTGACGAGCGATCTACCGAGTCTTGTGAGCGCCTTGGAGAGGATTGTCCCACCCGAAGAGGTCGGTGCATGA
- the bstVIR gene encoding Type-2 restriction enzyme BstVI (R.BstVI) (Type II restriction enzyme BstVI) (Endonuclease BstVI), whose translation MKQDDILRNLSARAGRAVAHYWATRAAQRDRQKQTGKADQGLRSAVTGGAQMDGFIDLFTELITAAGIPARYIFRSKDVELPGFFRPTKEWDLLVIREKTLLIAIEAKSQVGPSFGNNFNNRTEEAMGSALDLWTAYREHAYLASPQPFLGYFFMLEDCDASNNPVKVREPHFKVFPEFVGASYCRRYELFCRKLVLERYYTTSAFITSTASDGSRGLFSTPADDLSLERFAKILVGHLAAFV comes from the coding sequence ATGAAACAGGATGACATATTGCGGAATCTTTCGGCGCGGGCCGGTCGGGCGGTGGCCCATTACTGGGCAACCAGGGCTGCCCAACGAGACAGGCAGAAGCAGACCGGAAAGGCCGATCAGGGGCTGCGCAGCGCTGTGACCGGCGGAGCGCAGATGGATGGATTCATTGACCTCTTCACCGAACTCATTACGGCCGCCGGGATACCTGCGCGGTACATCTTTCGGAGCAAGGACGTGGAGCTTCCGGGATTCTTCCGTCCCACCAAGGAATGGGACCTGCTCGTCATCCGCGAGAAAACGCTACTCATTGCCATTGAAGCTAAGTCACAGGTCGGACCGTCGTTCGGCAACAACTTCAACAACCGAACCGAGGAGGCGATGGGAAGCGCGCTCGACCTCTGGACCGCGTATCGGGAACATGCCTACCTCGCAAGTCCTCAACCGTTCCTCGGCTACTTCTTCATGTTGGAGGACTGCGATGCCTCCAACAACCCGGTGAAAGTGCGGGAACCGCACTTCAAGGTTTTTCCGGAGTTTGTCGGCGCGTCGTATTGTCGTCGGTACGAACTCTTCTGCCGAAAGCTTGTGCTTGAGCGATACTACACAACATCAGCGTTCATCACCTCGACGGCCAGCGACGGTAGCAGGGGCCTGTTTTCAACGCCGGCGGACGACCTCTCGCTTGAGCGTTTCGCCAAGATTCTTGTCGGCCATTTGGCGGCCTTTGTGTGA
- a CDS encoding Addiction module toxin, Txe/YoeB family, whose translation MVRWKLVYTGQARRDAKKLARSGLKLQAERLLKILERNPYQNPPPFERLVGDLAGALSRRISIQHRLVYQVLNDIKTVKIIRLWTHYE comes from the coding sequence TTGGTAAGATGGAAGCTCGTCTATACCGGCCAGGCGAGGCGTGATGCCAAGAAGCTGGCGCGTTCGGGACTTAAACTGCAAGCTGAGCGCCTCCTAAAAATCCTCGAACGGAATCCCTACCAGAATCCGCCTCCATTCGAACGACTCGTTGGGGACCTTGCCGGCGCCTTATCTCGCAGGATCAGCATTCAACATAGGCTCGTGTACCAAGTGCTAAACGACATCAAGACCGTCAAGATCATCCGTCTATGGACCCATTACGAATGA
- a CDS encoding protein of unknown function (Evidence 5 : No homology to any previously reported sequences) produces MDLYLSENAFVGLLVSTIEVYRKECFGVLLGQVTSDRVLVDFVVPYQTANRKFREVHVDLMRSQRVEEAVRSTSRWECVGDYHSHPMYGTARATTTLSAVDRKFFKDENIAIVVAINDSARQQRWSYVRGGGVSGSINGYNIRIAGYHKANGTIERAPVHCPYAIGFQAKELNNKE; encoded by the coding sequence ATGGATCTATATCTTAGCGAGAATGCCTTCGTCGGACTGTTGGTCTCGACGATCGAGGTCTATCGAAAGGAATGCTTCGGTGTGCTCCTGGGCCAGGTGACGTCCGACCGGGTTCTGGTCGATTTCGTCGTGCCGTACCAGACGGCCAACCGGAAGTTCCGCGAGGTACACGTCGATCTGATGCGGAGTCAACGGGTCGAGGAGGCCGTCAGGAGCACCTCGCGCTGGGAGTGTGTGGGCGACTACCACTCCCACCCGATGTACGGCACAGCCAGGGCGACCACGACGCTGAGTGCGGTCGATCGAAAGTTCTTCAAGGATGAGAATATCGCGATTGTCGTGGCCATTAACGATTCGGCGCGGCAGCAGCGGTGGAGCTACGTGCGGGGCGGTGGTGTGTCCGGCAGTATTAACGGGTACAATATCCGGATCGCAGGTTACCACAAGGCAAACGGGACCATCGAGCGAGCGCCGGTCCACTGCCCGTATGCCATTGGGTTTCAGGCCAAGGAGTTGAACAACAAGGAGTGA
- a CDS encoding exported protein of unknown function (Evidence 5 : No homology to any previously reported sequences) produces the protein MHARKIVILCGFMAAIIFSAGCATTLSKVAYIVSEDQGTTSVLVQNADGSNPVRVPGLSGVISEIAISPSGQRLAYVIGGTTTGLEQVFVAELDEHSNIVGVRRNVSDELPTARSFSPKFLDDNHLLYLSENQGDRILVLIDLLTGGKQKISAISGTIDTVIRYNIDDKDALFFGLNKEMRRFDLPTGPLRSVVANTGSVSALTYEKMGIFENSLIFSTQVTPEERVISHMRLDGTGLKVVAEVPSELVFSIIRLAQEPASRVQRFGLFDFTLVTRPEDEADLITLEGYEITAQKITERHLFWVVRDLRSPDLVRAVYAAKGLEDLRTGAHGRSVYLASTGNMLVWYDPANKKIWGVPIDQIGENPVDLSAGVTRVANRPFSISANNIGVVTEEGKLYLLSTNRTSLPRLLGQGIHMSITRP, from the coding sequence GTTGCGCGACCACGCTGTCGAAGGTCGCCTATATCGTCTCGGAAGATCAGGGAACAACCTCGGTTCTGGTTCAGAACGCCGATGGCAGTAATCCCGTCCGCGTTCCGGGCCTGTCCGGGGTAATCTCGGAGATTGCCATATCGCCTAGTGGCCAGCGGCTGGCCTATGTGATTGGCGGAACCACCACCGGCCTCGAACAGGTGTTTGTCGCCGAACTGGATGAACACAGTAACATCGTAGGGGTCAGACGCAACGTTTCGGATGAACTGCCGACCGCGAGAAGCTTCTCGCCGAAGTTTCTCGACGACAATCATCTCCTGTATCTTTCGGAGAACCAGGGTGACCGGATTCTGGTTCTGATAGATTTACTCACCGGAGGTAAGCAGAAGATCTCCGCGATCAGCGGAACGATCGACACGGTGATCCGGTACAACATTGACGACAAAGACGCCCTCTTTTTTGGGCTGAACAAGGAGATGCGACGATTTGACCTTCCGACCGGGCCGCTTCGGTCGGTTGTGGCGAATACGGGGAGCGTCTCCGCGCTGACCTATGAGAAGATGGGGATTTTTGAGAATTCCCTTATTTTTAGTACTCAGGTCACTCCCGAGGAACGGGTCATCTCACACATGCGTCTGGATGGAACAGGGCTCAAGGTTGTTGCTGAGGTCCCCTCTGAACTGGTTTTTTCGATCATTAGGCTGGCGCAGGAACCGGCATCGCGGGTCCAGCGATTCGGTCTGTTTGACTTCACTCTGGTGACAAGGCCCGAGGACGAGGCAGACCTGATTACGCTGGAAGGCTACGAGATAACCGCACAGAAGATCACTGAACGGCACCTCTTCTGGGTCGTGCGAGATCTGCGGAGCCCGGACCTGGTCCGTGCGGTCTACGCGGCGAAGGGCTTAGAGGATCTTAGAACAGGGGCCCACGGAAGATCGGTCTACCTCGCATCGACGGGGAACATGCTGGTCTGGTATGATCCTGCCAACAAAAAGATATGGGGCGTGCCGATCGACCAGATCGGCGAGAATCCGGTCGATCTCTCGGCCGGCGTAACCAGAGTGGCCAATCGTCCTTTTTCGATTTCAGCAAACAATATCGGTGTAGTTACTGAAGAGGGGAAGCTCTATTTACTTTCAACCAACCGCACGTCGCTGCCCCGCTTGTTGGGGCAGGGAATTCACATGAGCATCACCCGCCCGTGA